The sequence TGTACTCGGTGTGAAAACCCGCTACCAGTTCCGATTCGGCTTCCGGCAAATCAAAGGGAGCGCGATTGGTTTCCGCCACCATAGCGACAGCGAAAACGCCAAATGCGATCAGTCCCAGCGGGAAGAACTTGAATACGAACCACGCATGCTGCGCTTTCTGCGCCTCCACGATGCCGATCATGCTCAGAGTTCCGACACCCGAACCGCTTCCCGCTGCATAAGGGCCTGTTCCTGTGAAGCTGGTCATCAGCACAGCCGAGACCACCGCGAGGCCCATGGCGATTTCATAGGAAACCATCTGCGCGCTCGAGCGCAGCGACCCCAACAGCGGGTAATGGGAATTAGAGGCCCATCCCGCCATGATGATCCCCAGCACGCCCAGCGAGGAAGTGCCCAGCATGAACAGAATTCCAATGTTCATGTCGGTGACGGCATGGGTCGGCCCGAACGGTACCACCAGGTAGACGGTGAACGCCGCAACCACTACCGCCAGTGGAGCCATCCAGAAGACCAGCTTGTCGGCTTCGCTGGGCATGATGTCTTCTTTGATCAACAGCTTTACCGCGTCGGCAATTGGTTGCAGCAAGCCATGCGGACCTACACGCATGGGCCCGAGCCGTACCTGCATATGCGCCAGGGCCTTGCGCTCGCCCCAATTCATCAGAATCACTGCCAGAGACACGCCCGCAAAGATGACCAGAATGTAGATAGTGGCCCAGATCAAATTCCCGGCTTGGCCCGGCGTCGTGTTCTGATTGAGATATCCCGTAAGCTGATTCAGCATTAGCGGTCCACCTCACCCAGGACGATATCTATGGTGCCGATGATGGCAACCACGTCTGCCACCAGCCGTCCCCGAACCATGGTGTCCAACGCCTGCAGGTTGACGAACGACGGTGGCCGCACGCGCACGCGATAGGGCTGTGTGGAACCGTCGCTGACGATGAAGTACCCCAGCTCGCCCTTGGGAGCTTCGATCGAGTGATAGATCTCACCTACCGGCGGCTTCAGCACTTTGGGGATTTTCGCCATAATGGGGCCTTCGGGAATCGCCCCGACCGCCTGGCGAATAATGCGCAACGATTGCCGCATTTCAGCGATGCGCACCAGGTATCGATCATAGGTATCGCCGTTCTGACCAGTGGGGATGTCGAATTCAAAATTCTTGTAAGCCGCATAGGGCTGAGCTTTGCGCAGGTCCCATTTCACTCCGCTTCCGCGAAGTACTGGACCGGTTACGCCCAAGGCTTTGCACTCATCGCCGCTGATGACTCCGACCCCCTTGGTCCGCTCTACCCATATGCGGTTATGGGTCAGCAGCTCTTCGTACTCGTCGATCTTAGGCGCAACAAAATCGCAAAACTTGATGACGTCCTTCTCAAAGCCGTCGTAGGTCTCGTACTGGCAGCCACCAATGCGGAAGGCGTGCGTTGTGAGCCGAGCGCCGCAATACTTTTCGAAGATCTTCAAGATCTCTTCACGGTCGCGGAAGCAATAGAAGACTGGAGTGATCGCACCGATATCAAGGGCATGGGTCCCTAGCCAGAGCTGATGACTCGCGACGCGATTCAGCTCGGTCAGAATAACGCGAATGTAGTTGGCACGGGGTGGGGCCTCGACATTAAGCAACTTCTCCACGGCTTCGCAATAGCCCAGCCCATTGGAGACCGCAGCCACATAATCC comes from Terriglobales bacterium and encodes:
- a CDS encoding complex I subunit 1 family protein — its product is MLNQLTGYLNQNTTPGQAGNLIWATIYILVIFAGVSLAVILMNWGERKALAHMQVRLGPMRVGPHGLLQPIADAVKLLIKEDIMPSEADKLVFWMAPLAVVVAAFTVYLVVPFGPTHAVTDMNIGILFMLGTSSLGVLGIIMAGWASNSHYPLLGSLRSSAQMVSYEIAMGLAVVSAVLMTSFTGTGPYAAGSGSGVGTLSMIGIVEAQKAQHAWFVFKFFPLGLIAFGVFAVAMVAETNRAPFDLPEAESELVAGFHTEYSGFRWSLFFLAEYAAMIAVSSIAVTLWLGGWLRPFTYWLSGPTWDFVFSLVPGLFFLLLALAAFYNAARMPKHPMLRIQTMGLGAFGALLGLIGLLLFVPGVRDRIQDIFWFVFKVAVFMYLYIWYRGTFPRYRFDQLMKVGWKVLLPVGLGVLIVTALVGVGPELVAWITGGHS
- a CDS encoding NADH-quinone oxidoreductase subunit D, with the protein product MKELSTASHLQLEEKDKTFLDATELTLNMGPQHPSTHGVLRVILKLDGEKILGTECVIGYLHRGVEKIAENRTYAMFNPYVDRMDYVAAVSNGLGYCEAVEKLLNVEAPPRANYIRVILTELNRVASHQLWLGTHALDIGAITPVFYCFRDREEILKIFEKYCGARLTTHAFRIGGCQYETYDGFEKDVIKFCDFVAPKIDEYEELLTHNRIWVERTKGVGVISGDECKALGVTGPVLRGSGVKWDLRKAQPYAAYKNFEFDIPTGQNGDTYDRYLVRIAEMRQSLRIIRQAVGAIPEGPIMAKIPKVLKPPVGEIYHSIEAPKGELGYFIVSDGSTQPYRVRVRPPSFVNLQALDTMVRGRLVADVVAIIGTIDIVLGEVDR